The following proteins are co-located in the Pomacea canaliculata isolate SZHN2017 linkage group LG8, ASM307304v1, whole genome shotgun sequence genome:
- the LOC112569837 gene encoding WD repeat-containing protein 25-like: protein MQSTPKLHPHLNSHQANRCPTKEVHQWAGHSGVINRLAWCSAAPYSHLLLSASMDTTVRVWNAWAQYQQCVRTLRTHTKAVRDAQWSEDGQQILSSSYDRTAAITDVQTGQCCTVLDHPNFVSCGKFHPVMPYIVATGTNESIQVWDIRSPEVPCRTFTYKEHLGQVQDLMFSHDGQELFSCSEVVSRDSSDRSIMAWDFKTGVTLSNQIFQERYTVTRLCLHPKLNQFIAQTQGSYAAIFSTERPYKMNKNTRFEGHKTAGYNIGLSVSRDGNLVYTGCAEGKLHCYNFHNARKIRTFDCRSDVVMDAVCHPVLPSAVACATWSGNLHVFQ from the exons ATGCAGTCCACCCCAAAATTGCACCCTCACTTAAACTCTCATCAGGCTAACAGATGTCCAACAAAAGAAGTTCACCAGTGGGCAGGACATTCAGGGGTTATTAACAGACTAGCCTGGTGCAGTGCAGCCCCTTATAGTCATCTCTTGCTCTCTGCATCAATGGACACTACTGTGAGAGTTTGGAATGCATGGGCACAGTACCAACAATGTGTTCGCACACTGCGAACTCATACCAAGGCTGTTCGGGATGCACAGTGGAGTGAAGATGGGCAACAAATCCTTAGCAGTAGCTACGACAGAACGGCCGCTATCACTGATGTTCAGACAG gTCAATGCTGCACAGTTCTGGATCATCCAAACTTTGTGAGTTGTGGAAAGTTTCATCCTGTCATGCCTTACATAGTTGCCACAGGAACAAACGAATCTATTCAGGTGTGGGACATCCGAAGTCCAGAAGTTCCTTGCAGAACATTTACTTACAAAGAGCATCTTGGCCAG GTCCAGGATTTGATGTTTTCCCATGATGGTCAGGAGCTGTTCTCGTGTTCAGAAGTGGTATCGCGTGACTCTTCCGATCGAAGTATTATGGCCTGGGACTTTAAGACAGGTGTAACTCTTTCCAACCAGATTTTTCAG GAGAGATATACAGTGACACGCTTGTGTTTGCACCCAAAACTCAATCAATTTATAGCACAGACTCAAGGGAGCTATGCAGCTATTTTTTCCACCGAGCGACCatataaaatgaacaaaaatacgCGTTTCGAAGGACATAAG ACAGCAGGGTACAACATTGGTCTGTCAGTGTCACGTGATGGAAATCTGGTCTACACTGGCTGTGCAGAGGGAAAACTCCATTGCTATAATTTTCACAATGCCAGGAAGATTCGAACTTTTGACTGCAGAAGTGATGTGGTTATGGATGCTGTCTGTCATCCGGTTCTGCCCTCAGCAGTAGCTTGTGCAACATGGAGTGGAAACTTACACGTGTTCcagtaa